TCAATTCTGTTTCAATTCTGTTTTGCTCCGCTTTCAATTTCGGCTCATCAACAACATATTCCAGCAACATTCTGCTGTACATATTACTATCGCCTAATAAATAACTGTCGTATAATTTCTGTGTAAAGTAATCATCGTAAGTAAGTCTTTCAGTATCATTCCCGTTAGGAATTACATTTTGTTTTACCAAATACGGACGAAGTTCATCAAAAGCCACCCAGCACAATACTGAATTACGGAAATAAGCCATTGTTTCTTTATTTTCCATATTATCGGGATGCAAAGCATACATAGGAGCAATAGCAATAATTTTTGAATACAAGCGGGATGTGTGTTTATCAAAGAAAACCACTTCCTGAATTAAAAATTTCAACTGATTTTTCACATATTGCATATATTGCTCCATATTTACCGAGCGTTGGTCGGTAATCGTGTCTACCTGCAATATGTTATTATACGTATCTTCATCGTAAGCAAATCTGCGTGAAAGTTCTGCTCCGCTCAATTTTTCATCCCACATCGGTTTGATGTCACGAGGATTACGCCTATAAACATTCATTCCATCAGCAATAGCATCCAAAATTACACGAAATAAACTACGATACTCATCTGTAGGACGGCTTGGAAAGTAAAGTTGAAAATTCTGTTTAAAACGCATATCTATTACACGATATACTACACGCGACCATACGATATCGTCTGCTCGATGATTTACCACAGCAATTGTATCGGCTAACGCATCCATTTCAGTTGTTTGAAGACGCACAGCTCCTATTTCATTAAAAAATGGCAACGGTTGCTGAGAATTATTTGTATTATTGCCATTATCTTGCGCCTTGACATAACTCACTGATAAAAATAAAGCAATAATTACTGTTATAAAACTATATTTTTTCATAGAATGAAATAATTAATTTCTAAATGATTTATTAAAGTTGAATACTTATCGTTCCTAATTTGCGTTCTTTCCCATCCGGACCTACTGCTCTGATATTTTTTATGAACACATCATCTCCTCCTTCCAGTTCATTTATTAAATCTAACTGTCTTGAGTTAAATCTTGAACCTGAAGTAGGAATACTTGTCCCCAAGGCAGATAGAGTAAATGATGTAACTGTAAAGTTAGCTTTTATAAGAGCATCGGGACCGTAATTTGCAACAATAGTTGAAGCGCTTTTCAGCAATCTTTTTGATAGTTTTTCTTCACGAACAGCACGCGGAACTCCTCCGGCATCGGTATATTGAAAGTAAGCTGTAGGATCAGGCAGATATTTTACACGATATTTTTCACTTCCCATATTTACCACCCTACCATTTATCTCGGCAGAAACATTAATAGTAATATCTTCATCTTGCTGTGGTTTAATCACATAAAAATCTCCAGACTTACTTATACTTGCACCGCTGGCACTTACTCTTACGCTGCCATCAGGCACTCCCGGAACAGAAATTTTGAATCTGTTATCAATACCACGATAAACTACATTTAAGTCGACATTCGACATTGTTGCGGAAGGCTTACCTACAATATATTGATAAGGTTCTGATTTATATTCTTCCCAAGTTCCGTCATTTTTTGGCACTACAACACTAGCAACGTAGGTATGTGGACCTATTCCTGATGCTCCTATTTGTATTATATTATTATTTCCTAACGATGAACCATTTATTTTATATTGATATTCGTTCACTTTATTTTCATCGTAAGCGGCAAGAAATATCTGAGCTTTGTATGTTCCTCCCTGAAGCACATAACTTGATTCAGCATTTACAACTACCGTTAATTTGTTTAGGTTGAAATCTTGCAAGTCAGCTTTAGCACGCAAATACTGAACCGTTTCTGCTTCTGCGGAACGAATATCCGACTGATATTTACTCAACATTGTTACAACTGCAGCTACAGGCATACTTTCAAACATTCTGTCAGACCATGTTTTTCCGCCTTTATTTTTGGTGTCAAACATTTGAGCAAACATTGCTTGTTTTGCAGGATCATCTTTCGTCATAGCCATAATACTATCACGAAATATATCTATTTTCTTTTTCAGTATTTTATCATTCCCTTTTACTTTCGAATATTCGCCGGCTGCATCAATATTTTCCCGGGCTTGAATATCTACAGCATTCTTGTCTGCATTTTTCCCATCGGCAATCTTAACTATTTGATATTTATAATCTTTTATGTAATTAAACAACTCATCCGACATTAACTTTACCTTTGTTGCTTTTTCAAGCCATTCTTTTACTTTCTGAGGATTTTTTTCTTCTTCCGCTTTGAAATTTTTATACATTCCATCATTTCTTTTCTCGGAAGATTCAATGGTATTTCGTAATCCCCTATCCACCAAGCCAAAACCTTCCAATACTTCATTAGACACATTTAATGCCAACATAGCAGTCAGCACCAAATACATCATTCCAATCATTCTTTGGCGAGGGGTTTCGGGACAATTTTTCGATCCACTCATTTTAACACTGTTTTATAAATATTTTCATTGTTCTTATCAACCTAAAGCATTTAACATATTGCCATAAACGGCATTTAGGTCTTCTACTTGCTTAGTTAATTTTGTAGTGGCTGATTGATATTTTTGACTTTCAACAACAGAAATATTTGTTGTTTCTTTCATTTTGCTCAAATCACTTACAATTTCATCCAATTTTCCGGATAAATTGCGAATACTTTCAGCTTGCAAACTTAAACCTTCGTTCTGTGATTGAATATGACGTAATTGAATTTCATAAATAGAATTGATGGACGCTAAACTTTTATTCATTTCCGCTACCTTTTCCGCATAACTTTTTGTGTTATTTATGGCAGCATCCATATCGGAAGTAATTCCTAAATACGAAGTGGATAATTTTTCCGTTGTATCGTTCAGTTTTTGTTGAGTAGTTGTAAAATTTACAGCCGCTTCCGAAGCTGTTTCTATATTTTTCGCTAAACTATTAGCAGCCACAGCTACATTTGAAATTGTTTGTAAACTTTCCGCCGTATTTGATAGGTTTTTTATCCCTTCACTGAGTTTTTTTACATCATCGTCAGATATGGACTCAGAATAATTTAAAGCCGTAGAGCGTTGCGAAACAGAAGATGATGATGTTCCGCCTACGACGTTTAATGTTTGCGGTTCGCTATTTTTGAAATCAAAAATTTGTGCCCAATCAAATTCTTTGTGTGGTTTATCAAATACACCCAATGCAAATATGATAGCTTCGGTACTCATTCCAACACCAAGCATAAGCCAAGCATAAGGTAAGTGTAGAATCTTGAACATTGCTCCTAAAATAACAATGGAAGCCCCTGCGCTATATACGGCGGAAATTATCTTTTTACCATAGTTTGAATTCCACCATGTGTAGAATTTGCTGTGTTGTTTACTCATAATATTTTATTTTATCTGAATTTTCTCCTTTTATTCTCCATTATACGAACGGACACAACGGAATCCTATGTAAGGACGACTTTCGTATTGATATTCATAGGTTTTAACTCCGCATTGAAGATAATAAGCAATATCTTTCCATGAACCGCCTTTTATAACCTTACGTTTCAATACATCAGGATCATCATTTTTGGCATTATATTGATAATTCGGATTCATATCCGATACTAGCGTGGCATTTGCACCATAAGCTGTAGAAGTCCATTCCGAAACATTTCCTGCCATATCGTATAATCCAAAATTGTTTGGAGCAAAAGAACCTACTTTCATTGTGGTAGCTCCGGTATCATCCGTATAACTTCCTCTCATTGGTTTAAAGTTAGCCAAGAAACATCCTTTAGCATCACGCACGTAATTTCCTCCCCAAGGATATAAAGCCATCGCTTTTCCCCCACGTGCAGCGTATTCCCATTCTGCTTCGGTTGGCAAACGATAATCTTGAGCACTTATCCTGCTACTACCATTAAAATAACTGGTTCGCCATTGGCAAAAAGCTTGAGCTTGTTCCCAAGTAACTCCAACAACCGGATATTGCGCAAACCCTTTATGTGAAAAATACATTTTCATTTTAGGATCGTTGTATGCATACTGAAAATCACGTATCCACATAATTGTATCGGGATAGATATTTACAATACGATTTGAAATTAAATCTCTACGGGTAATTAAAGGACGTGTAATGGTTATATGATGAATTACTCCATTCTCATCCACATAAGAACTATCTACACGCGCTTTTGCGCCTCTAGGATATGCTCCTGTATTTACGTTGTATTTGTTGCCCGGCAATGCTGCCTGATCATAATTTAGCCAATAATACTTAAATTGCAATTTTGAAGGGTCAATTTGTCTTCTGCCTAAATTATTGCTGCCCTGATAATACATCGAAGCTAAAACATCTTGAATTTCTTCATCACGCGAGTTCCAAGGAATTTTCTTTTTCCAGTTAAGAGGAGCTTGTTCCGGCGCCGCTTCGTCTTGTTCGTTTTTATATTGTTTACGAAATTCATCATGCCCAGCTATTACTAATTTGCGTCTTATGATGGAATCACGCACCCAGTATACAAATTGTTTGTATTCGTCATTCGTAATTTCGGTCTCATCCATCCAAAATGCGTCCACTGTAACATTTAGAGACCGTTCATTGGGGTTTAGCACTGCTTGATCATTTGCTCCCATCATAAAAGATCCTCTTTTTATGAAAACCATTCCATAAGGATTGGACTCATGGAACGTACCCTTGTTTCCGATACCTACTAACTCTCCGGACGGTTTATTACAAGAAATCATCACAGAAAGAAGCAATAAAACAGGCAAAGTTTTTTTCATTTTTATCATAATGTTAAAAAGAATAGTTTCTCAAATTTTTATAATATCCTGATACTCTTATATTTATTTTTGTTTTTACTTGTGTCAAAAGCAAAACTGTACGATAAGAACACTTCATGTGAACCGGAACTTACAGTTAATAATGCTCCGGTAGGCAAATCATAAGCGTATCCTATAGTAATTCCATTTAGAACATTCAGACCCGCAAAAACTATCACGGCATCTTGAAAACGATAGGATAGACCTCCCCAAAATTTTTTATCATATTCCAAACGCGAAGATAAATCTACTTGCCACGTAGTAAAATCAGATTTTGCTAAAGAGGATGATTTCAATATAAATTTAGGATTTTCAAAATTAATATCAAAACCTCCTGTTAAATAAGCAATACCACTGGCGTGAAAAACAGTTTTATCTCCTAAATGAAACGACGGATTATTTAAATGAACGTACGAAATACCTGCATAGTATTTCTGAGTGCTGTAAAATAATCCCGCAGACAAATCTAATCCCATTCCGTTTTCATCTTTTTCAGGAACAGCATTATCAGGTTTATCGCTATGATCATGATATTCTGACTGCAACGTGTTTTCTAAACTGTCCTTAGAAATTCCTAATCCCATAAAACCTATACCGGCTCCCAAGCTTAATATTCCTTCTCCTACCTTTTTTTTGAATGAATATTGTATGTTTGCGGACTGATTTTTAAAAGCGCCCGCTTTATCAATCAAAAAATTTATTCCTACAGCTTGCGTATTCTTTCCAAAATTAAAAGGAGCGTTAATTGTAAAATATGTTGTTTGCGGAGCACCTGGAATTCCTATCCATTGAAATCTCTGCTGCCCTGTTACATTAATCATTCCATTATCTCCAATAGAAGCCGGATTGAAGGTTGCCGAATGAAACATGTATTGGCTTAGGTTTGCTTCTATTTGTGAAAAAACAGGCAAAACGATTATAAAAGAAAATATAAACACCCAAAGAAGGTGTTTTACATTTTTTCTGTTATTTTTACATATCATGAACCGTTTTTTTATTGAAATCCGTACTTACCTAAAAAATTAAACTCCAAAGATTTCAAAAAATTGTATCACTAAGTAATTCTTATTCCGTTTTTTCAATAATTTTTAAGAAATTAATCCACTAATATTCTTCTTCGTTAAAGAAAAAATCTTCTTTACTGGGATAATCGGGCCAAATATCTTCGATACTCTCGTAGATTTCTCCCTCGTCTTCTATTTCTTGAAGATTTTCAATTACTTCAAGAGGGGCACCGGAACGCATAGCATAATCTATTAACTCATCTTTTGTTGCAGGCCAGGGTGCATCTTCAATTTTTGATGCTAATTCTAACGTCCAATACATAAGCAAATAAAACAATATTTAGGTTAATAAAAGTTCGCAAAAATAAAAAAATTATTTGTTTAATAAAACTATTTCCAATAAATTTCTTGNTCTCCCTGTATTAATATTATTAATCTGGATAAAGCAAAAAAATAGTCTGATAATCTGTTTATATATATAATCAATTTATTATCAACAGGGTAAACGTCATTCATCTCAATTATTCTTCTTTCGGCACGCCTCGCCACTGTGCGGCAAATATGACATTGAGCCGCTTCAGGAGAGCCTCCGGGCAATATAAAATGGCTTAAAGGTGGTAATTTTTCATCCGCTTTATCTATTTCTCTTTCNACTTTTGAAATAAATTCTTCTTTTATAATTGAAGCCGATTTATATTCGGTTTTTGACGTGTCGGTAGCTAAATTGGAACCGACTGCAAAAAGGATATTTTGTATTTCAAGCAGAAATTTTTTATTTTCATCCGGTAAGTTCATCGAAGCGAGCATCCCGATATGCGAATTTAATTCATCTACCGTTCCATAAGCTTCCAACCGGATATCGTTTTTTGATACTCGAGTGCCGCCAATTAAACCGGTTTGTCCTTTGTCGCCTGTTTTTGTATAAAGTTTCATTGAAATTTAACGTTTCATTTTATAATTTCTTTTCGGCAGNTTTTTATTAAAAAACACAATGCCTACTTCAAATAAGTCTATGGTAGAACGCACATTAGCGTTTTTTCGTATAGTTCTCCANGCTTCTTCCATCTCTCCCGACCAGTGAATATCATCAAAAACAAAGATAGAATGGTCGTGAATTAAAGGTAAACATTGATTGAAGTATTTTAGCGTAGCTTCTTTACGATGATTGGCATCAAAAAAAACCACATCCAATTGTTTAAATTTTGACAATGCTTCCGAGAGTGTTTCATCAATATTCCCTTCAACAATTTCAATATTCTTACAGTTCAATACTTCAAAATTTTCACGTGCAATATTTGCAATTTCAGGCGAACCTTCCAACGTTACACATTTAATTTCNGAATTTGATAAAGCCAAATATGCTGTACTTATTCCTAACGAGGTGCCAAATTCTAATACGTTTTTTGCTCCCGAAAAGTTCACTATCCGCAATAATAATTGTCCCCACGTNTTTCGTTTTAATGATGTTTTTGCAATATCAGCAACTTTTCTTTCGGTTTTATTGCCTGTGCCAAAATCGGTAATTTTTATCCACCGATTGTCTTTTTTTAATTTATCCCGAACTTTTTCGATGGAAGAAAAAATGTAGAAAGGATTTTCATCGTAAATTACACTTTGCGTAAACGAATACAAATACGGCGAATGAATGCCATGTCCGTGTGTATTCCTTGCCTTTAAGGTATGCAGAATGTATTTATATAAAAATAAAATAGCTTTCAAGTATAATTTCGCTCAAATTAAGTCCAAAAGTAAAGAAAAATAAATTCAAAAACAAAACAAACCCTGTGTTAATTTCACCAGGTTTTATATTATTTTAATTCCTTGTTCTTCACATAATTTCAACGCCATTTCACGCAGTTTGAATTTTTGAATCTTTCCACTTCCCGTCATCGGATATTCATCTACAAAAAACACATAACGTGGAATTTTATAGTGAGCTATTTGATTTTTACAGAAATCCCTCACATCTTCAACTGTAATATCTGTATCTTTTTGACAAATAATGAACGCTCCAACATCTTCGCCATATTTTGGAGAAGTTACGGCAATTACTTGTACATCTTTTATACCAGGCATTTTATATAGATAATCTTCCACTTCTTTNGGCGAGATATTTTCTCCTCCACGAATAATCATATCTTTTATTCGTCCTGTGATACGGTAATTTCCATCCGCATCTTTTACTCCTAAATCTCCTGAATGTAAAAAGCCGTTTTTATCAATGACTTGTGCGGTTGCTTCCGGATTTTTGTAATATCCTTTCATTACATTATATCCGCGGCAACACATTTCACCTTGAACGCCATCGGGACATTTTTCTCCTGTAACCGGGTCAATTACGGCAACTTCAACAAACTCATAATCACTNCCGACAGTCGTACAACGCACTTCAAAACTGTCATCAATACGTGTTTGCGTCATTCCCGGAGAAGTTTCAGTAAGTCCGTAAACACTCGTGATATCCATAAACATTTTTTCGTTTACTTGCCGCATCAATTCTATAGGACATAATGCTCCCGCCATAATTCCCGTTCGTAAAGAACTCATATCAAANAAATTAAACATTGGGTGATTTAATTCGGCAATAAACATNGTGGGAACTCCATACACTGCAGTGCAGCGCTCCTTGTGTATAGAAGCAAGAGTTATAAGCGGATCAAATTTTTCCACCATTACCTGAGTGCTCCCGTGTGTAAGACAGTTCATTACTGCAAGTACAACACCAAAACAGTGGAACAATGGTACACAAATACAGAGTTTGTCTTTTTGTGTAAACTTCATATGTTCACCTGTAAAATATCCGTTATTTGTAATATTGTGATGCGAAAGCATTACTCCTTTAGGAAATCCGGTAGTACCTGATGTATATTGCATATTTACTACATCGTGACAACTAATTTGTGATTTCAATTGATTCAATTCTTCTTCGCTTTGGTTATTTCCTAAAAGAAGAATTTCTGCTGTGTTATACATTCCGCGATGTTTTTCCTGCCCAATATAAACCACATTTTTCAGTACAGGAAAGCGTTCACTTGTTAATTTACCCCGCTGTGTGGTTTTTAATTCCGGTAAAAGATTATAAACCATTTCAACATAATCGCTGTTTGCTGTTCCATCTGTAATGCAAAGTGTGTGCATATCGGAATCTTCAATCACAAACGCAAGTTCATGTTCTTTGTAGCTNGTATTCACAGTAATGGCAACGGCTCCTATTTTTGCCGTAGCAAAAAGAAATGTAAGCCAATCCGGCACATTTTGCGCCCAGATTCCAACATGCGAACCATGCGTAACACCTATGGAAATCAATCCTTTTGCCATATTGTCCACACGCTCGTTAAATGTTTTCCACGTAAAACGTAGATTTCTGTCGGAATAAACAACACACTCGCTGTCAGGAGTTTCTATTGCCCAATATTCTAACCAATCTCCTAATGTTTTATCAAACAACTGCATTTTTCTGATTTTTTATCGATTAAAAAGGAGTATAAACTACGGCTAAAATTTGTGTAGGTTCATCTGTTTCGGTAGAAACCAAGTGTTCCACAATGGAATCGTAATAAATGCTGTCGCCGACATTTAGAATAAATTTTTCTTTTCCGTAATTAATTGTAACGGTTCCTTTTAACACGTAAATAAATTCTTCCCCCTCGTGTGAAGAAGAGACTTTTTGAGCTTCTTCGTTTTTATGAATATCGATTAAAAAAGGTTCCATATGGCGAGTGGACTTTCGAGCGGCAAGCGAGAAAAAGTCCATGTGGGAATTTGCTCCTGAAAGCTGGCTGGAAAAAGTGGCAGGTTCGGTTTTTTCTGTTTTCCGGTGAATAACAGGACCGATATTTTCACTATCGTCTAAAAAAGTGCCGAGACGAACTCCTAATGCGCGTGAAATTTTAATAAGCGAAGAAAGTGAAGGAATTTTTTCGCTGTCTTCAATCATTTTTATTTGTTCTATGCTTAAGCCGGAACGTGCGGATAATTCTTCTTTGGAGATATTTCTATCTGCACACAAAATCTTGATTTTTTCTGATACAATATTCATTCTACTTTTATGTATAAATTTTGGAGCACAAAAGTAGAAAAGAAATACATTAAAACAAAGGAAAAAATCATAAAATGTAGCAAAAATTTAAATTTCTGTTACAAATCAAAATAAATAAAACAAAAAATATTGATTTTTGTAAATTTAAGTTATGCTATAGCAAGTGTAAAAACACTTACTTTTACATTTTTTGATTTCTGTAGCGCCTGGATACAAGCTTCTAATGTAGATCCGGTAGTTAAAACATCGTCCACAAGCAAAATGTGCTTGCCATTGAATTCTGCAGGATTTTTTACCTCAAAAATGTCTTGCATGTTTTCGAATCGTTCATAAACCGATTTCTTTGTTTGCGTTTCGGTTTCTTTTGAACGAATCAAATTATTCACAATCAGAGGTTTATTAAACACGGCTGATATTCCCTTACAAATCCATTCGCTTTGATTATAACCTCGCTTGGCTTCTTTTTTCGGGTGAAGCGGAACGGGAACAATTAAATCCACGCTGTTATATGCCTCATTTTGCAATAATTCTGCCGCGGCGTATTTTCCTAAAATTTCTCCTATCTCCTTGTTTCCTTTGTATTTAAGTTCGTGGAGCAAATGCTGGAATTTTGACCCCTTTTCAAAAAAGAAATAAGATGTGGCTTTTTCTACGGGAACTTTCCCCCAGAAACGTTTTTCTACTTCGTTTTCTTTTTGCAGATGAAAATTTGTTTTCGGAACTTCGTTCAAACATTTCAAACAAATAAACGACTCTCCTTTTACCAAACTTTCGCCACATGTAACACACAAATTGGGGAAAAGTAAATCCATAAAAGAAGAAT
The genomic region above belongs to uncultured Paludibacter sp. and contains:
- the yngI gene encoding putative acyl-CoA synthetase YngI (Evidence 3 : Putative function from multiple computational evidences) — translated: MQLFDKTLGDWLEYWAIETPDSECVVYSDRNLRFTWKTFNERVDNMAKGLISIGVTHGSHVGIWAQNVPDWLTFLFATAKIGAVAITVNTSYKEHELAFVIEDSDMHTLCITDGTANSDYVEMVYNLLPELKTTQRGKLTSERFPVLKNVVYIGQEKHRGMYNTAEILLLGNNQSEEELNQLKSQISCHDVVNMQYTSGTTGFPKGVMLSHHNITNNGYFTGEHMKFTQKDKLCICVPLFHCFGVVLAVMNCLTHGSTQVMVEKFDPLITLASIHKERCTAVYGVPTMFIAELNHPMFNXFDMSSLRTGIMAGALCPIELMRQVNEKMFMDITSVYGLTETSPGMTQTRIDDSFEVRCTTVGSDYEFVEVAVIDPVTGEKCPDGVQGEMCCRGYNVMKGYYKNPEATAQVIDKNGFLHSGDLGVKDADGNYRITGRIKDMIIRGGENISPKEVEDYLYKMPGIKDVQVIAVTSPKYGEDVGAFIICQKDTDITVEDVRDFCKNQIAHYKIPRYVFFVDEYPMTGSGKIQKFKLREMALKLCEEQGIKII
- a CDS encoding conserved hypothetical protein (Evidence 4 : Unknown function but conserved in other organisms), which codes for MLMYWTLELASKIEDAPWPATKDELIDYAMRSGAPLEVIENLQEIEDEGEIYESIEDIWPDYPSKEDFFFNEEEY
- a CDS encoding putative membrane protein (Evidence 3 : Putative function from multiple computational evidences); protein product: MICKNNRKNVKHLLWVFIFSFIIVLPVFSQIEANLSQYMFHSATFNPASIGDNGMINVTGQQRFQWIGIPGAPQTTYFTINAPFNFGKNTQAVGINFLIDKAGAFKNQSANIQYSFKKKVGEGILSLGAGIGFMGLGISKDSLENTLQSEYHDHSDKPDNAVPEKDENGMGLDLSAGLFYSTQKYYAGISYVHLNNPSFHLGDKTVFHASGIAYLTGGFDINFENPKFILKSSSLAKSDFTTWQVDLSSRLEYDKKFWGGLSYRFQDAVIVFAGLNVLNGITIGYAYDLPTGALLTVSSGSHEVFLSYSFAFDTSKNKNKYKSIRIL
- a CDS encoding Phosphoribosyltransferase, with the translated sequence MSFHSSFMDLLFPNLCVTCGESLVKGESFICLKCLNEVPKTNFHLQKENEVEKRFWGKVPVEKATSYFFFEKGSKFQHLLHELKYKGNKEIGEILGKYAAAELLQNEAYNSVDLIVPVPLHPKKEAKRGYNQSEWICKGISAVFNKPLIVNNLIRSKETETQTKKSVYERFENMQDIFEVKNPAEFNGKHILLVDDVLTTGSTLEACIQALQKSKNVKVSVFTLAIA
- a CDS encoding Gliding motility-associated protein GldM → MSGSKNCPETPRQRMIGMMYLVLTAMLALNVSNEVLEGFGLVDRGLRNTIESSEKRNDGMYKNFKAEEEKNPQKVKEWLEKATKVKLMSDELFNYIKDYKYQIVKIADGKNADKNAVDIQARENIDAAGEYSKVKGNDKILKKKIDIFRDSIMAMTKDDPAKQAMFAQMFDTKNKGGKTWSDRMFESMPVAAVVTMLSKYQSDIRSAEAETVQYLRAKADLQDFNLNKLTVVVNAESSYVLQGGTYKAQIFLAAYDENKVNEYQYKINGSSLGNNNIIQIGASGIGPHTYVASVVVPKNDGTWEEYKSEPYQYIVGKPSATMSNVDLNVVYRGIDNRFKISVPGVPDGSVRVSASGASISKSGDFYVIKPQQDEDITINVSAEINGRVVNMGSEKYRVKYLPDPTAYFQYTDAGGVPRAVREEKLSKRLLKSASTIVANYGPDALIKANFTVTSFTLSALGTSIPTSGSRFNSRQLDLINELEGGDDVFIKNIRAVGPDGKERKLGTISIQL
- a CDS encoding conserved exported hypothetical protein (Evidence 4 : Unknown function but conserved in other organisms) is translated as MIKMKKTLPVLLLLSVMISCNKPSGELVGIGNKGTFHESNPYGMVFIKRGSFMMGANDQAVLNPNERSLNVTVDAFWMDETEITNDEYKQFVYWVRDSIIRRKLVIAGHDEFRKQYKNEQDEAAPEQAPLNWKKKIPWNSRDEEIQDVLASMYYQGSNNLGRRQIDPSKLQFKYYWLNYDQAALPGNKYNVNTGAYPRGAKARVDSSYVDENGVIHHITITRPLITRRDLISNRIVNIYPDTIMWIRDFQYAYNDPKMKMYFSHKGFAQYPVVGVTWEQAQAFCQWRTSYFNGSSRISAQDYRLPTEAEWEYAARGGKAMALYPWGGNYVRDAKGCFLANFKPMRGSYTDDTGATTMKVGSFAPNNFGLYDMAGNVSEWTSTAYGANATLVSDMNPNYQYNAKNDDPDVLKRKVIKGGSWKDIAYYLQCGVKTYEYQYESRPYIGFRCVRSYNGE
- a CDS encoding Gliding motility-associated protein GldL, with amino-acid sequence MSKQHSKFYTWWNSNYGKKIISAVYSAGASIVILGAMFKILHLPYAWLMLGVGMSTEAIIFALGVFDKPHKEFDWAQIFDFKNSEPQTLNVVGGTSSSSVSQRSTALNYSESISDDDVKKLSEGIKNLSNTAESLQTISNVAVAANSLAKNIETASEAAVNFTTTQQKLNDTTEKLSTSYLGITSDMDAAINNTKSYAEKVAEMNKSLASINSIYEIQLRHIQSQNEGLSLQAESIRNLSGKLDEIVSDLSKMKETTNISVVESQKYQSATTKLTKQVEDLNAVYGNMLNALG
- a CDS encoding O-methyltransferase-like protein, coding for MKAILFLYKYILHTLKARNTHGHGIHSPYLYSFTQSVIYDENPFYIFSSIEKVRDKLKKDNRWIKITDFGTGNKTERKVADIAKTSLKRXTWGQLLLRIVNFSGAKNVLEFGTSLGISTAYLALSNSEIKCVTLEGSPEIANIARENFEVLNCKNIEIVEGNIDETLSEALSKFKQLDVVFFDANHRKEATLKYFNQCLPLIHDHSIFVFDDIHWSGEMEEAWRTIRKNANVRSTIDLFEVGIVFFNKXLPKRNYKMKR
- a CDS encoding Gliding motility associated protein GldN is translated as MKKYSFITVIIALFLSVSYVKAQDNGNNTNNSQQPLPFFNEIGAVRLQTTEMDALADTIAVVNHRADDIVWSRVVYRVIDMRFKQNFQLYFPSRPTDEYRSLFRVILDAIADGMNVYRRNPRDIKPMWDEKLSGAELSRRFAYDEDTYNNILQVDTITDQRSVNMEQYMQYVKNQLKFLIQEVVFFDKHTSRLYSKIIAIAPMYALHPDNMENKETMAYFRNSVLCWVAFDELRPYLVKQNVIPNGNDTERLTYDDYFTQKLYDSYLLGDSNMYSRMLLEYVVDEPKLKAEQNRIETELMNFEQDLWEY
- the yvqK gene encoding Cob(I)yrinic acid a,c-diamide adenosyltransferase; the protein is MKLYTKTGDKGQTGLIGGTRVSKNDIRLEAYGTVDELNSHIGMLASMNLPDENKKFLLEIQNILFAVGSNLATDTSKTEYKSASIIKEEFISKVEREIDKADEKLPPLSHFILPGGSPEAAQCHICRTVARRAERRIIEMNDVYPVDNKLIIYINRLSDYFFALSRLIILIQGXQEIYWK
- a CDS encoding Transcriptional regulator, whose product is MNIVSEKIKILCADRNISKEELSARSGLSIEQIKMIEDSEKIPSLSSLIKISRALGVRLGTFLDDSENIGPVIHRKTEKTEPATFSSQLSGANSHMDFFSLAARKSTRHMEPFLIDIHKNEEAQKVSSSHEGEEFIYVLKGTVTINYGKEKFILNVGDSIYYDSIVEHLVSTETDEPTQILAVVYTPF